In the Centroberyx gerrardi isolate f3 chromosome 9, fCenGer3.hap1.cur.20231027, whole genome shotgun sequence genome, one interval contains:
- the rangrf gene encoding ran guanine nucleotide release factor, with protein sequence MQGARSSADNAGAGHPLFGGALSAIIPHSSKDISELREIPDNQEVFAHSHTDQSLIVELLEFQSQVEDQDAARYHFEDIAGSNKALDPGALEVTGVEPLPKSELALSECSSAWMLTGTQCVSKFNEEARNKVALHLGLFRLPQFSTDVLITFNDPQSISPDSSSAAAAGTQSREPWTVQDFHRLLQSFTLHNPGLFG encoded by the coding sequence ATGCAGGGTGCCAGAAGCAGCGCAGACAACGCTGGTGCCGGACACCCTCTTTTCGGAGGCGCCCTGTCCGCTATCATCCCTCACAGTTCAAAGGATATCAGTGAGCTGAGGGAGATCCCAGACAACCAGGAGGTGTTCGCCCACTCCCACACCGACCAGAGCCTCATAGTGGAGCTGCTGGAGTTTCAGAGCCAAGTGGAAGACCAGGACGCTGCCCGGTATCACTTCGAGGACATCGCAGGCAGCAACAAAGCCCTGGACCCGGGTGCTTTAGAGGTGACCGGTGTCGAGCCCCTGCCCAAATCTGAGCTGGCCCTGTCAGAGTGCAGCTCCGCATGGATGCTGACAGGGACGCAGTGTGTGTCTAAATTCAACGAAGAAGCGAGGAACAAAGTCGCCCTTCACCTCGGGCTGTTCCGCCTGCCACAGTTCTCCACAGATGTGCTAATAACCTTCAATGACCCGCAGAGCATCAGTCCCGACAGCAGCAGCGCCGCCGCGGCGGGAACACAGTCCAGAGAGCCGTGGACGGTGCAGGACTTCCATCGCCTGTTGCAGTCTTTCACTCTGCACAACCCGGGGCTGTTTGGGTAG
- the itpa gene encoding inosine triphosphate pyrophosphatase → MAVPAGRSVVFVTGNAKKLEEVIQILGDKFPYKLISKKIDLPEYQGEPDEISIQKCKEAARQVDGPVIVEDTCLCFNALGGLPGPYIKWFLDKLKPEGLYKLLAGFEDKSASALCTFAFSPGKEEPVQLFRGITEGRIVEPRGPRDFGWDPCFQPDGYDKTYAELPKEVKNTISHRYRALAAMSEHFSQSNGDAPQSKKTKEED, encoded by the exons ATGGCCGTGCCTGCCGGGAGGTCTGTGGTCTTTGTGACTGGAAATGCAAAGAAACTTGAAGAG GTCATTCAGATCCTGGGAGACAAGTTTCCTTACAAACTCATTTCTAAGAAGATTGACT TACCTGAGTACCAGGGAGAGCCAGATGAGATTTCTATACAGAAGTGTAAGGAAGCAGCTCGGCAG GTTGATGGGCCAGTGATAGTGGAGGACACCTGTCTGTGTTTCAACGCCCTGGGGGGGCTGCCTGGCCCTTACAT AAAATGGTTCCTGGATAAACTAAAGCCAGAAG GCTTGTATAAACTCTTGGCTGGATTTGAAGATAAATCAGCCTCGGCTCTCTGCActtttgctttctctcctgGGAAAGAAGAACCAGTACAGCTCTTCAGAGGGATAACAGAG GGACGTATTGTGGAACCCAGAGGTCCTCGAGACTTTGGATGGGATCCCTGTTTCCAACCAGATGGATATGACAAAAC CTATGCTGAGCTGCCGAAAGAAGTGAAGAACACAATCTCTCACCGCTACCGGGCTCTGGCTGCTATGTCTGAGCATTTCTCTCAGTCCAATGGTGATGCACCACAGAGCAAGAAGACGAAGGAGGAGGATTAA